One genomic window of Nicotiana sylvestris chromosome 10, ASM39365v2, whole genome shotgun sequence includes the following:
- the LOC138879538 gene encoding uncharacterized protein, translating to MNDFQVNYMVTEKELLVIVFAMEKFRPYLMGAKVIVHNDHVALCYLMMKKDSKARLMRWVLLLQEFDLEIVDWKSMHWFANIANFLVTGVVPYEISSNQRKNLKRDSLEYYWDESYLFKIYNDGVIRRCVPNDEQLSILDACQLSPYGGHHGGARTSSKSGWNFKKDEMPLTTILEVDIFDVWGIDFMGPFVSSCGNTYILVAVDYVSKAMTLPNNEAQSVVAFLKKSIFTRFGTPRAIISDGGSHFCNKACDTFLANLLTNKFQLINICEQWLNLEEVVTNKG from the exons aTGAATGATTTTCAAGTGAATTACATGGTGACGGAAAAAGAGTTATTGgttattgtgttcgcaatggagaagtttaggccttatctcatgggtgccaaggtgatagttcataaCGACCATGTTGCACTCTGctacttgatgatgaagaaggattccaaagctcggttgatgagatgggtcttattgcttcaagagtttgatttggagattgtagACTGGAAAag TATGCATTGGTTTGCAAATATTGCCAATTTCCTTGTAACAGGTGTTGTTCCGTATGagatctcttctaaccaaaggaagaatctTAAACGGGATAGCTTGGAATACTACTGGGATGAGTCGTACTTGTTCAAAATCTataatgatggtgtgatccgtAGATGTGTTCCGAACGATgagcaattgagtattttggaTGCTTGTCAGTTATccccctatggtggtcatcatggtggggcgaggacaTCTTCGAAG agcgggtggaatttcaaaaaggacgagatgcctctcaccactattcttgaggttgacatatttgatgtgtggggcattgatttcatgggtccatttgtaaGCTCTTGTGGCAACACGTATATTCTTGTGGCCGTTGATTATGTTTCAAAGGCTATGACTTTACCCAACAACGAGGCCcagagtgttgtggcatttctcaagaagagtatctttactcggtttggcactcctagagcaatcattagtgatggagggtctcatttttgcaataaggcATGTGATACTtttcttgcaaa TCTTTTAACTAACAAGTTTCAACTGATTAATATTTGCGAACAATGGTTAAATCTAGAGGAGGTGGTGACAAACAAAGGATAG